From Fulvivirga lutea:
TGATTGTCTTTTCATTAGCATTAATGAATTCTGCTGAAATATCTGAAACCAAACCTTCGAGCTCTAACCTCTCTTTCAACTCATCTTCCACTCTTTTGCGCTCAATTTCAAGGCCCATTCGGTTGGCACCAATTAATAATAGTGACTCAACCCACGGCTCTCGCTCCAATTCTTTAGAGTCAATAATAAAAAGATGCCCAATAGTTTTTTTGGAGCTATCAGAAATAGGTACACCCAGATAACCTTGCGATTTATTAGCTGTTAAAAATGCATCTTTTGGGAAGGCCTGCGCAATTCCCTGTCTATAATAAGTAGTTCCCTCTTTCAACACCTTCTCAGCTGGAGAACCATTTACTTTATAGGTGTAATTTTCTTCAAAATGATCCTTGTTCCACAAACTAACAATCTCAAGCTCATCCTGAACGTTATCTACAACCTGTGATATACCAACAATAGAAACATTGAGGTATTCAGCCATTGTTCTAATGAAATTGGGAATAAAATCCATCTTGGATTTTGACAAAGCTTCTTCCACCAGCCTTGTAATAATACCCTCAATATGTTTTTGTTGAGAAATGGGTTGTATCACTAATATTATTCCCTGGTTCTGCTCCACAGCGTAATGCGAAGCTGATACTTCAGCTGAGATGGTCTCCCCATTTTTGCACTGTAATACAAACTGTGCAGATAAACCCTTTTTGCTACTTAATACAGAGTCTAAAAACTTATTAATCTTATCATGCTGTGAGGGAGTATATTCCGATATTTTTTTTCCGATGAGTTCTTTACCCCTGAATCCCAAAATATCTTCAGATCTTGGGTTTACCTCGGCAATAGATTGAGTTACCGCATCAAGTATTATGATGGCATCATTTGAATAATTAAGGATATTCTGAAACTTGTTCTGACTATCTTCAAGCGCCCTTTTAGTTGTGGCCTTCTCCTTACTTTCAAGTTCCAGTCTTTCGGTGATATCTAAACTACTACCAATCATTCGGGTAGCTCGGCCATTTTCATCTCTTGCAATGACCATTCCCCTATCCTTAAACCACCTATATTGTCCCGCTTTATTTTTTAATCGATGCTCCGACTCATATTTCTTTGTTAAGCCCTTTAAGTGATCAGCTAACCGAATGCTATACTTCGCTGAATCGTCTGGATGTAGAAAGTCATTCCAATCAGTTAAAAAATTCATTAGCTCTTTTCGAGTGTAACCTAAATTTTCCGCAAACTGATTGCTGAAGAAAATCTTTTTATCCTTAATATTCCAATCCCAAACCCCTTCATTTAGAATTTCCATACCCACTTTCCACCTCTCCTGATTGGCCATTAACTCCTGCTCAACACTTCGTTGTTTTTCAACATCAATTAAAAAATGGCACAATAATTCGCTTTCGTCAGACTTAAAAATGCGCGGAATAATCTGTACCACTTTTTCGTTGCCCGAACAAAGCAATAATGGCGTATCAAAGGCCTCTTCTGAATTAGAAGAAAGCTTAGAGAAATAACTTTTAAAGCTTTTTAGTGAGAAATCAGGGTGTATGTCTGTTACTTTCTTTGCAAGAAGTACTTCATTAGAATATCCTGACAATTCGCAAAACTGATTATTAACGGCTATCAGCTCACCTTCGGCATTCATCCAGCACATAGCAAAAGGTGCATTTTTAATGCTTTCCTCCAATGTATGAGCAGAGACTAGTGAAGTTTTATTCATCAATTTAAAAGCCGATTAACAGAAAATTAAGAGTTTTGATTATGATTATCTAAAGGCTACCTAATAAAAAAGCCATTCACTGGTTAGCGAATGGCTTTCAATTATTTTTAATTCGGTTATATTAATATTGCCATGGCCGTTAATTGACTTGAGGTTTTTAAGTTGGCTTTATTCATTGCCGCCTGATTCAATTCAAACTTTAACCTACCATCTAACACTTTAAAGTTGATACAACTTCCTTTTTCTCCTAGACCTCTTCTGTTTGTAACTGTTAAAGTTGAGCTAGAGCCAATTTTGCCTAAAACATCCTCAAACTGATTGCTACCGCTATCTCCAACATACAACAGCTGACAGCCAGATACCTCTGAAGCTGATTCAAATTTCTTAATAATGAACTTCTTACCACCTCTCTCCTTATTTCCGTACCAGGTATTAAGTGTGTTATAAACGTTGTCATCCTTGAGTACGCCTATCACAAATTCACCTGCATTCTGATCACCAGGCCACTGGATATACTTCAAAAAGTTGTAAATCATCATCGCATGCAATTCATGCTCAGGACGATTTTGGGATTGCACCTGAGTATTAAACGCCATGGTACAAACAGCCATTAAAAATATAATTTTGATCAATTTCATCACTTCTCAAGTTTAGTCATAGGTTGCAACAAAAATACGAAACCATTCTGGTTAATTGAAAAATTCCAACTCTTCAAATAGCTGAATGTAAGGAAATTACAAAAATAAATTTCGATTTTACTTCAAATAGCGAAAATCATGCCCGTTTTTAACCTTTAATAAGAATGAATAAATAAGTTTTATAACATTCTGAACATCTTCTTTATGTACAGTTTCTACTGTGGTATGCATATATTTCAATGGTAGCGAAATTAAAGCCGATGCGACTCCCTGATTTGAGTAAGCAAAAGCGTCTGTATCAGTACCGGTAGCTCTTGATGCAGCTGCTCGCTGAAATGGTATTTTATTCTTTTCTGCCACTTCAATAATCATGTCAAGCACATTGTTGTGCACCGCAGGGCCATATGTCAGAACAGGGCCATCCCCGGCCTTTTGATGACCACTTTCTATTTTGTTATACATGGGTGAGCAAGTATCGTGGCAAACATCCGTTACAATGGCTATATTAGGATTAATCCTTTCTGCGATCATCTGCGCCCCTCTCAAACCTACTTCCTCTTGTACAGCATTGACTATATACAGACCAAAATCTAGTTTCTTTTTATTTTCATGTAGCATTTTAGCTACTTCCGCAATCATGAAGCCGCCTATTCTATTATCTAGTGCCCTACCTGATAAGTAATTTTTGTTAAGGTCAATCAACTCATCATCAAAAGTCATTACACAGCCAACGTGCACTCCTAACTTTTCTACCTCTTCCTTACTAGTGCACCCTACATCGACAAAAATATTCTTGAGTGAAGGTTGTTCTTCAGATGATTTATCTCTTCTAACATGAATTGCCGGCCAACCAAAAACACCTTTTATAATGCCCTTTTTTGTATGGATGTTTACTCTTTTCGATGGTGCAATCTGATGGTCAGAGCCACCATTACGCCTAACGTAGATATACCCTTCTTCTGTAATGTAGTTCACAAACCATGAAATCTCATCGGCATGAGCCTCAATCACAACTTTGTAATTTGCCTTTGGGTTTATTACACCTACCGCTGTTCCATAAGTGTCAGTAAAATAATCATCTATGTATGGCTTAATGTATTCAAGCCATATCTCTTGCCCTGATTTTTCAAAACCTGTTGGCGATGCATTATTTAAATACTTATCTAAAAACTTTCTGCTCTCTTTTTTCATAATTACAAAGGAATATTTCCGTGTTTCTTTTTGGGTAAAGTATCAACTTTATTCTCAAGCATTTTGAATGCTTTGATGAGCTTCGAGCGTGTATCTTCGGGCATAATCACCTCATCAATATAACCTCTGTGGGCAGCTCTGTAAGGGTTGGCAAATTTCTCTGTGTATTCATCGACCTTTTCCTGCAATTTGGCCTCAGGGTCTTTGGCTTCAGAAATTTCTTTTCTAAAAATAATCTCTGATGCACCTTTTGCTCCCATAACGGCTATTTCTGCCATCGGCCAAGCATAGTTCATGTCAGCACCAATATGTTTAGAGTTCATTACATCATACGCTCCACCATACGCCTTTCTTGTAATTACTGTAATTCTTGGCACAGTTGCTTCACTAAAAGCATAAAGTAATTTAGCTCCATTAGTAATTATTGCATTCCACTCCTGATCTGTTCCTGGTAAGAATCCGGGTACATCTTCCAACACTAATAATGGAATATTAAAACAATCACAAAAACGTACAAATCGAGCTCCTTTTGTGCTGGCGTCAATATCTAATACACCTGCCAATGACGCAGGCTGATTGCCCACTACACCAATACTCCTTCCTGCTATTCTCGCGAAACCGACAACGATATTATCAGCAAAGTTTTTATGAACCTCCATGAAAGAATCTTCATCTACAATGCCTTCAATAACCTCACGCATATCGTAAGGCTGGTTAGGATTATCTGGAATGATGTTATTTAAGGAAGGTACTTTTTCATCAGCCTTACTTTCATACGCAACCATTGGCGCATCATCCTCACAGTTTTGTGGCATGTAGCTCAACAGTGCCTTTATATTATTAATACATTCTACTTCATTAGCGCATGAAAAGTGTGTTACACCGCTTTTCGTACTGTGAGTGCTTGCTCCACCCAACTCCTCTGCCGAAACATCCTCCTGAGTAACAGTTTTCACCACATTCGGCCCTGTCACAAACATGTAAGAAGTATTCTCTACCATTAGGATGAAATCAGTAATCGCGGGTGAGTAAACTGCTCCTCCAGCGCAAGGTCCCATAATAGCTGAAATCTGAGGTATAACGCCTGAAGCCCGTGTGTTTCGATAAAAGATATCCGCATAACCGCCTAAGGAAACTACCCCTTCCTGAATTCTTGCGCCACCTGAATCGTTTAAACCGATTAATGGAGCACCATTTTTCATGGCCAACTCCATAATTTTAACGATCTTCTCAGCATGTGTTTCTGATAATGAACCACCGAAAACAGTAAAGTCCTGTGAGAACACATAGATCAACCTACCGTTGACCGTTCCATAGCCAGTCACAACACCATCACCTAAATAGTACTGCTTATCCAAGCCAAAATCTTTACAACGGTGCATGACAAACTTTCCAATCTCTTCAAACGAGCCCTCATCTAACAACAGATCAATACGTTCTCTTGCTGTCAACTTCCCCTTGCCGTGTTGAGCTTCTATTCTTGCTTCACCGCCACCTTTTAACGCTTCGTTATTTTTACTTTCTAATAGTTTATATTTTTCGTCTTTTGTAGGTAATGTATAGACTCTTTTATCAGACATGTAGTTATCGATTTATTTGATTAGAGCGTCAAATATAAGTAAAAGAGAGCCAATAAGCGGATAGGCTTTTTAATAAATCCCAGCTATATTGTGAACTGATATAATTACTGAATGAAAAAAATTGCACTAATCGATTGTGGTACAAACACCTTTCATTTGATGATAGCCGAATTAGGAAGCAAAAATTTCAGAATCATTGAAAGAATAAAGAAGGCTGTAAAAATTGGTGCTGGTGGCATTAATAATCAAACGATACTGCTAGATGCGCAAGATAGGGCTATTGAGGCCCTCAGCTCATTTAGTGAGCGAATTATAAATGAAAAAATAGAAGAGGTTCATGCTTTTGCTACTAGTGCATTCCGGAATGCTACTAACGGTGAGGATATAAAAAAGAGCATTTTTAAAATTACAGGTATTGATGTATCCATTATTACTGGTGATAGGGAAGCAGAGTTAATATTTAAAGGCGTAAGCCTGGCGCTTAATTTAGATGAAAAACCAGCGTTGGTGATGGACATTGGAGGCGGTAGTGTAGAATTTATCATCGGTAATAATAAAGAGATTAGCTGGAAAAGAAGTTTTGAAATAGGTGGACAGAGATTAGTTGAGCTGTTTCATAAGTCTGATCCTATAGACTCCAATGAAATGAAAGCTTTGGATCAGTATTTTGACGAAAATCTTGGCGAATTAGTGACAGCTCTTTCTAAGTACAAACCTTTGATACTTGCAGGCTCGTCAGGTACTTTCGATACTTTAAGTGAAATCTACTGCAAAGAAAATGGACTTGATTTCGATGAAAATAAACCGGAATTACCACTCACATTATCTTCATATCTACAAATACATCAAAAATTGATCAACAAAACACGGGAAGAACGAATGCAAATTCCCGGTATGATTGAGATACGAGTTGATATGATTGTTGTAGCTTCGTGCCTGATAAATTACCTAGTATCAAAATATAAGTTTGAAAGTGTTAGAGTATCTACATACTCCTTAAAAGAGGGTGCTCTGGCTGAGCTAATGAATCAAAATTCAGATGGAAGAAATAATCCCAGTTGAGCGACTAACAAAATTCACAAAGAACATTTTTCTATCAATAGGATGTAGTGAATCAGATGCTGATCTAGCAACCAATGTTCTAATAAAAGCTGACTTAAGAGGTATTGATTCTCACGGTGTGGCACGGTTAATTGGATACGTACGACTATGGGAAACAGATAGAGTAAATCCCAAACCTGAAATTAAAATAGTGCACGAAACCCCTAGTACAGCAGTTGTTGACGGTGATAAAGGTTTAGGTTTGGTAGTGGCTCCAAAAGCTATGGAAATAGCCATGGAAAAAGCTGATAAAGTTGGTACCGGTTGGGTGAGCGTTAAAAATTCGAACCATTTCGGGATAGCAGGTTATCACGCCATGATGGGACTAGAAAGAGATATGATTGGTATGGCTATGACGAATGCAAGTCCTTTAGTAGCTCCTACATTCGCTACGGAAAGAATGCTAGGAACTAATCCTATAGCTGTAAGCATACCCACTAAAAATCAACCTCCTTTTGTAGCGGATTTAGCAACAACTACTGCTGCTAATGGCAAACTGGAAATTCTACAACGCAAAGATGTAGAAGCACCCTTAGGTTGGGTACAGAAAAAAGATGGCAGTGCATCCACTAACCCTAATGAATTAAAAGATGGCGGAGCACTACTTCCACTAGGTGGTGATCGAGAACATGGGAGCCACAAAGGTTATGCACTAGGATCCATCGTAGATATTTTCTCTGCGGTTTTCAGTGGTGCCAACTATGGGCCTTGGGCGCCTCCGTTTGTAAGCTTTCTACCCTTACCTGAAAATCCGGTGGGTGAAGGCTTAGGTCATTTCGTAGGTGCTATGCGCATAGAT
This genomic window contains:
- a CDS encoding Ldh family oxidoreductase, producing MEEIIPVERLTKFTKNIFLSIGCSESDADLATNVLIKADLRGIDSHGVARLIGYVRLWETDRVNPKPEIKIVHETPSTAVVDGDKGLGLVVAPKAMEIAMEKADKVGTGWVSVKNSNHFGIAGYHAMMGLERDMIGMAMTNASPLVAPTFATERMLGTNPIAVSIPTKNQPPFVADLATTTAANGKLEILQRKDVEAPLGWVQKKDGSASTNPNELKDGGALLPLGGDREHGSHKGYALGSIVDIFSAVFSGANYGPWAPPFVSFLPLPENPVGEGLGHFVGAMRIDAWRPADEFKSHMDNWISRFRETKAIEGKKVLIPGDPEREFEAKRIKEGIPLNSKVVADLQELAEKFGVKL
- a CDS encoding sigma 54-interacting transcriptional regulator, producing the protein MNKTSLVSAHTLEESIKNAPFAMCWMNAEGELIAVNNQFCELSGYSNEVLLAKKVTDIHPDFSLKSFKSYFSKLSSNSEEAFDTPLLLCSGNEKVVQIIPRIFKSDESELLCHFLIDVEKQRSVEQELMANQERWKVGMEILNEGVWDWNIKDKKIFFSNQFAENLGYTRKELMNFLTDWNDFLHPDDSAKYSIRLADHLKGLTKKYESEHRLKNKAGQYRWFKDRGMVIARDENGRATRMIGSSLDITERLELESKEKATTKRALEDSQNKFQNILNYSNDAIIILDAVTQSIAEVNPRSEDILGFRGKELIGKKISEYTPSQHDKINKFLDSVLSSKKGLSAQFVLQCKNGETISAEVSASHYAVEQNQGIILVIQPISQQKHIEGIITRLVEEALSKSKMDFIPNFIRTMAEYLNVSIVGISQVVDNVQDELEIVSLWNKDHFEENYTYKVNGSPAEKVLKEGTTYYRQGIAQAFPKDAFLTANKSQGYLGVPISDSSKKTIGHLFIIDSKELEREPWVESLLLIGANRMGLEIERKRVEDELKERLELEGLVSDISAEFINANEKTIRESIDWALRKVGEYVNADRSYIFKLSEDGSYGTTTAEWVKRDVMPLKSEFQKVLRKDYPWPFELLDAKRMLLISDIEEQTDDIGAFQKIFDQYGIKSMLNMPMVVGNRVYGYMGFDAEQKNNWSINDIILLKLVAEVIVNSIERVTIEKSLRQMNDNLEKEVKDRTKKLEKALEEVKDLRDKLEAENIYLKEEIGSTNYIENIISQDKDFKRVLVDMEHVAKTSSTVLILGETGTGKEVISKAIHSLSERKDKPLIKINCAALPATLIESELFGHEKGAFTGAVAAKQGRFELADGGTLFLDEVGEMPIELQPKLLRALQEGEFERLGGTKTIKVDVRLIAATNRDLEKAVEEGSFRSDLFYRLNVFPLYIPALRERKSDIRLLVNHFVQRYNQKLGKEVNKIPQSVISQLEKYNWPGNVRELENIIERAVIISPSNQLKLGDWFLSGTKSTQNDDKFETLEKFERNYILKVLHHTNWKISGPGGAAEVLGLKPTTLESRIKKLNISRQ
- a CDS encoding M42 family metallopeptidase produces the protein MKKESRKFLDKYLNNASPTGFEKSGQEIWLEYIKPYIDDYFTDTYGTAVGVINPKANYKVVIEAHADEISWFVNYITEEGYIYVRRNGGSDHQIAPSKRVNIHTKKGIIKGVFGWPAIHVRRDKSSEEQPSLKNIFVDVGCTSKEEVEKLGVHVGCVMTFDDELIDLNKNYLSGRALDNRIGGFMIAEVAKMLHENKKKLDFGLYIVNAVQEEVGLRGAQMIAERINPNIAIVTDVCHDTCSPMYNKIESGHQKAGDGPVLTYGPAVHNNVLDMIIEVAEKNKIPFQRAAASRATGTDTDAFAYSNQGVASALISLPLKYMHTTVETVHKEDVQNVIKLIYSFLLKVKNGHDFRYLK
- a CDS encoding acyl-CoA carboxylase subunit beta; the protein is MSDKRVYTLPTKDEKYKLLESKNNEALKGGGEARIEAQHGKGKLTARERIDLLLDEGSFEEIGKFVMHRCKDFGLDKQYYLGDGVVTGYGTVNGRLIYVFSQDFTVFGGSLSETHAEKIVKIMELAMKNGAPLIGLNDSGGARIQEGVVSLGGYADIFYRNTRASGVIPQISAIMGPCAGGAVYSPAITDFILMVENTSYMFVTGPNVVKTVTQEDVSAEELGGASTHSTKSGVTHFSCANEVECINNIKALLSYMPQNCEDDAPMVAYESKADEKVPSLNNIIPDNPNQPYDMREVIEGIVDEDSFMEVHKNFADNIVVGFARIAGRSIGVVGNQPASLAGVLDIDASTKGARFVRFCDCFNIPLLVLEDVPGFLPGTDQEWNAIITNGAKLLYAFSEATVPRITVITRKAYGGAYDVMNSKHIGADMNYAWPMAEIAVMGAKGASEIIFRKEISEAKDPEAKLQEKVDEYTEKFANPYRAAHRGYIDEVIMPEDTRSKLIKAFKMLENKVDTLPKKKHGNIPL
- a CDS encoding Ppx/GppA phosphatase family protein, whose product is MKKIALIDCGTNTFHLMIAELGSKNFRIIERIKKAVKIGAGGINNQTILLDAQDRAIEALSSFSERIINEKIEEVHAFATSAFRNATNGEDIKKSIFKITGIDVSIITGDREAELIFKGVSLALNLDEKPALVMDIGGGSVEFIIGNNKEISWKRSFEIGGQRLVELFHKSDPIDSNEMKALDQYFDENLGELVTALSKYKPLILAGSSGTFDTLSEIYCKENGLDFDENKPELPLTLSSYLQIHQKLINKTREERMQIPGMIEIRVDMIVVASCLINYLVSKYKFESVRVSTYSLKEGALAELMNQNSDGRNNPS
- a CDS encoding YfiR family protein — encoded protein: MKLIKIIFLMAVCTMAFNTQVQSQNRPEHELHAMMIYNFLKYIQWPGDQNAGEFVIGVLKDDNVYNTLNTWYGNKERGGKKFIIKKFESASEVSGCQLLYVGDSGSNQFEDVLGKIGSSSTLTVTNRRGLGEKGSCINFKVLDGRLKFELNQAAMNKANLKTSSQLTAMAILI